In the genome of Streptomyces sp. Q6, the window TCTCGTGCCGCGTGTGGACCATGACTTCTACGGACCTGGCGGCGCTGCCCGCACCCCGCACGGCAATCACGCTCTCCTCTTCGCGGACAGTGTCGCGCCGGTGGTGAAGGCAGGGCAGGCTGTGCTGTGGGATGGGGACTCGCATCGCGTCGACGCGAGTCTCGTCCTGGAGCCCGCGCCCGGGCACACCCCGGGCTCGTCCGTGCTACGGCTCGCCTCCGGCGCGGACCGGGCCGTCTTCGTAGGAGATCTGCTGCACAGTCCGGTGCAGTTCCTCGCGCCGACCTGCAGCAGCGCGATGTGCGTGGACCGGACACAGTCGGCTGCCAGCAGGGTCCGAGTACTGCAACGAGCGGCCGACGAGGGGGAGTTGGTGATTCCCGCGCACTTTCCCGGTCCCGGCGCGGCGGAGATCCGCAGGGACGGGGACCGGTTCGTGGTCAACCGGTGGAGGGCGTGAACGCGGCGCCGGGCTGCGCAGGGCGCCCGTACTCTCGCACCGCCCGGCGCTGCCTGCGACGTCCCCGCCCGGTGTCCGGCGTCTCGCCTGCCTGCGGGAGGGGACCGGAATCTCCCTGCTCCTGTTCGCCCACTGCGCCACCGAACATGCCGCCCGGCGACTGCACACCCTCCTGAAGAGCAACGGCCTGGACCCCGACCCGCCGCCCCTCGCACCGCTGCTCACCCGCCCCGCCCTGCCGCCGCTTCCGGCGCCCCTCCCGAGCCCCGCTGCTTTGCCGCCGGACCGCTTCGCCCAACTGCCCGCGCTGACTGAGTTGTCGAAATGCTCTTTCACTCGTTTCCGCGCCGAGGCCCACCACCGTCTGGACGAGGACGGCTTCGCCCGCGTCGACGCGCAGTACCACGCTGGCCTGTACGCGGCCCGCACCCACTGCGCCCGCGTCCCGCAGGCCGCCCATCGCCAGGAGACGGAGCTCTTCCTGGCCCGCCTCACCGCCACCAGCCCCAGCCGGGCGCACACGGTGGCCCGGCTGCGAGGCGCCCAGGCCGGCTTCCTCACCAGCGGTCTGCTCCTTCAGACGCCCCCGGTCCCGGACAGTGCGTCAGGACCGGGGCTGACCACCCGCCCCGTCACCGGGTACGTCCTGCACCAGGCCAGCCGGGGCATCGCCCACCCGGTCCAACTCGCGGCGATCCTCGCCCTGTTGTTCACCGGCACCCACCCCGACGCCCTGCGCGCCACCCCGCTCTCGGGCCTCGACGCGCGCTGCACGCGGCTGACCGTCCCCGACGTGTGGCACCCCGGGCACGGCTCGCCCAGTGAACCGCCCGGCGTCTGCTACGTGATCCCGCCCCGCGTGCGCCCGGTCTTCGCCGCCGCCCGCTCTTTTCGCCGCCTGGGCCATGCCGCGGACCACTTCCCGCTGTTCGAGCTCTCCTTCGGCCACCGCCTCGACGCCCTCGCAAAGGACGCGGCACTGCCCATCCCCGCGCTCACCCACGCGCACTACGGGCCCGACTGGCACCACCGCGCCCGCTGCCACCAGCTCACCGGCGACTCACCCGCGCCCCAGCGCCGTCCGCCACGTCGTACACCGCCGCTCCGGCCGGCCGAACCGCCCCCAAGCCCCCACACGTTGAGTTCGAGCGAGCGCGCCGTGCTGCTCGCCCACACCGACAACGCCGCGCCGGGCGACCTCACCCTGGAACAAGCAGCCTTCCTGGCCGCGGCCTTCAGCGGACATCCGGCCACCGCAGGCCGTGCCCCGCTGAGCGCGTCGGCCCTGGCCCATCTCACCGAGCGCCGTCTGCTGGATGCCCGCTCCACGGCGCGCATCCCCGTTCTCCACCCGGATCTGCGCTTCGCCCTCGCCCTGTCCACCCGATGCGCTCGCGCCCGGAACTCCGCATGAGCAGAAGGGTCATCTATCCGGCCGCGCCGCCCGTCACCGTGCTCCTAAACCCCGCCGACGACGCCGCCGTCATCCGCGCCGCGCTGGCCGCGCACCATCCAGCCGCCGGCCGGATCACCGTCCACCCCACGCCCGCCGCGTCCGGTACCGCGCTCGCTCTCGACATCCTCGCCGCCCTCGGCAAGCCGACCGAACTGCCGGGCGACTGGGGCGCCCAGGGACCGCCCGTCGTGAACATCGCAGCAGCCTGGATTCTCGCCCTGCCCATCACCCGTATCACCGTGCTGCGCGCCCACCTCCTGGA includes:
- a CDS encoding MBL fold metallo-hydrolase; protein product: MDSDIDSITLGDIEIIRVEEVRGPFGAPGDLFPGIEDTWRAGEEWLAPHFQDPGSGAVLAAVQAWVLRSAGQVIVVDPGVGNGRERPATPHFSGLDTDFLDRLARAGVRPEDVDLVINTHLHGDHVGWNTVEENGSWVPTFPNATYLVPRVDHDFYGPGGAARTPHGNHALLFADSVAPVVKAGQAVLWDGDSHRVDASLVLEPAPGHTPGSSVLRLASGADRAVFVGDLLHSPVQFLAPTCSSAMCVDRTQSAASRVRVLQRAADEGELVIPAHFPGPGAAEIRRDGDRFVVNRWRA